From a region of the Gossypium raimondii isolate GPD5lz chromosome 10, ASM2569854v1, whole genome shotgun sequence genome:
- the LOC105778096 gene encoding 2-methylpropanoate--CoA ligase CCL4: MEELKSRPANSSPLTPLGFLDRAATVYGDCTSIIHNNTSYTWSETHRRCLQLASSLSSTGIKTGHVVSVLAPNIPAMYELHFAVPMSGAVLNSINTRLDARTVSILLCHSESKLLFVDTLSQSLALEAISLFPPNENPPLLVLIKDDEDDGVSSTIDSRFCCTYESLVEKGNPGFKWIRPESEWNPIVLNYTSGTTSSPKGVVHCHRAVFTNTVDSLIHWEVPKQPVYLWTLPMFHANGWSFTWGMAAVGGTNICVRKFDARIIYSLIRKHGVTHMCGAPVVLNMLSNSPETKPLQNPVQILTAGAPPPAAVLSRTESLGFIVSHGYGLTETGGLVVSCAWKREWNKFPLAERARLKARQGVRTLTVTEADIVDPESGLSVKRDGSSLGEIVLRGPCIMLGYLKDPNATSKCLKEDGWFYTGDVGVIHPDGYMEIKDRSKDVIISGGENLSSVEVESILYTHPAINEAAVVARPDEYWGETPCAFVSLKAELTRKPSEIEIMEYCRAKLPHYMVPKTVVFKDELPKTSTGKILKFVLREIAKGMGSSSTRVSRM, from the coding sequence ATGGAAGAGCTAAAGTCACGGCCTGCTAATTCTTCCCCTCTCACCCCACTAGGCTTCTTAGACAGAGCAGCCACCGTGTACGGTGATTGCACCTCCATCATCCACAACAATACTTCCTACACTTGGTCTGAAACCCACCGGCGATGTCTCCAGTTAGCTTCTTCCCTCTCCTCTACCGGCATCAAAACGGGCCACGTCGTTTCCGTTTTAGCCCCCAACATCCCAGCAATGTACGAGCTTCATTTCGCTGTTCCCATGTCTGGTGCTGTACTAAACAGCATCAACACCCGCCTTGATGCCCGCACTGTCTCCATCCTCCTATGTCACAGTGAATCAAAGCTCCTCTTTGTCGATACCCTTTCTCAGTCTCTGGCCTTGGAAGCCATCTCTTTGTTTCCTCCCAACGAAAACCCCCCACTTCTGGTCTTAATCAAAGATGATGAGGATGATGGTGTGAGTTCCACCATTGACTCTCGCTTCTGTTGCACGTATGAGAGTCTGGTGGAGAAAGGCAACCCTGGTTTCAAGTGGATTCGGCCTGAAAGTGAGTGGAATCCGATTGTTTTGAACTATACATCAGGTACCACCTCGTCTCCTAAAGGAGTGGTTCATTGCCACAGGGCAGTTTTCACCAACACCGTTGATTCTTTAATCCATTGGGAAGTTCCAAAACAACCTGTTTACTTATGGACACTCCCAATGTTTCATGCTAATGGGTGGAGTTTCACTTGGGGGATGGCTGCCGTCGGTGGAACTAATATTTGCGTTCGAAAATTCGACGCCCGAATCATCTATAGTTTGATCAGAAAACATGGCGTCACTCATATGTGTGGAGCCCCCGTGGTGCTTAACATGTTATCAAATTCTCCTGAAACTAAACCTCTCCAAAATCCAGTCCAAATCCTCACCGCTGGAGCTCCACCGCCAGCAGCGGTTCTTTCCAGGACCGAGTCACTCGGTTTCATAGTGAGTCACGGGTACGGGTTAACCGAAACGGGAGGACTGGTTGTTTCTTGTGCTTGGAAAAGGGAATGGAACAAGTTTCCATTGGCGGAGAGGGCGAGGCTGAAAGCGAGACAAGGAGTGAGAACTCTGACTGTGACGGAAGCGGACATAGTGGATCCCGAGTCAGGACTGAGTGTAAAGCGAGACGGGTCAAGCCTTGGGGAAATCGTTTTGAGAGGTCCTTGTATCATGTTGGGTTATCTAAAGGACCCAAATGCCACATCCAAGTGCTTGAAAGAAGACGGCTGGTTTTACACCGGAGATGTTGGGGTGATCCACCCTGATGGATATATGGAAATCAAAGATCGTTCAAAGGATGTTATAATTAGCGGCGGGGAGAATCTGAGCAGTGTTGAAGTTGAATCCATTTTGTACACTCACCCAGCAATCAATGAAGCAGCGGTGGTGGCTAGGCCGGATGAGTATTGGGGAGAGACTCCTTGTGCTTTTGTGAGCTTGAAAGCTGAGTTAACTCGGAAACCCAGTGAGATTGAGATTATGGAGTACTGTAGAGCCAAGTTGCCACACTACATGGTGCCCAAAACGGTGGTGTTTAAGGATGAATTACCCAAGACTTCAACGGGGAAGATTCTCAAGTTTGTTCTGAGGGAAATTGCAAAGGGAATGGGTTCATCTTCCACTCGGGTGAGTAGAATGTGA